Proteins co-encoded in one Planctomycetia bacterium genomic window:
- a CDS encoding DUF1501 domain-containing protein: MLNISTGGHRTCDGFSRRDVLRAGTLALGGLTLADALRGSARAKQAGGSAAKAADMNVILFWQGGGPSHLDMWDLKPKAPAEFRGTFNPIASNLPGLDVCEHMPRIATICDKLCVLRSVTHPDSGHESATHTLLTGYKPTNDIPSNEVPSYGSIVAHEMGARKPGFPAYVAVPRAPKSSAAAYLGVAYNPFEVLGDPSQANFNVRDLKLPGQIDARRLDSRRSLLTKVDTVRRDIDRAGLVKGLDQFSEQAFDLVTSSAVREGFDLSREDDKLRDRYGRHTWGQSTLLARRLIERGVRFTTVDMGGWDTHANNFEGLKDKLPRFDQCFSTLIEDLADRGLLETTMVLVWGEFGRTPRINSSAGRDHWSNVFSVIMAGGGLKQGLVLGSSDARAEFPASRPVSPQDVLATMYSRLGIDRSKSFVNDANRPVEILNYGEPIPEIM; the protein is encoded by the coding sequence ATGCTCAACATCAGCACCGGCGGCCATCGTACTTGCGACGGCTTTTCTCGCCGCGACGTTCTCCGCGCCGGCACGCTCGCGCTCGGCGGGCTCACGCTGGCCGATGCGCTGCGCGGCTCGGCCCGGGCGAAGCAAGCCGGCGGCTCCGCGGCCAAGGCGGCCGATATGAACGTGATCCTGTTCTGGCAAGGGGGCGGCCCGAGCCATCTCGACATGTGGGACCTCAAGCCGAAAGCGCCGGCCGAGTTTCGCGGCACCTTCAACCCGATCGCCTCGAACCTGCCGGGCCTCGACGTCTGCGAGCACATGCCGCGCATCGCTACGATCTGCGACAAGCTTTGCGTGCTCCGTTCGGTCACGCATCCTGATTCCGGCCACGAATCGGCTACGCATACGCTCCTTACCGGCTACAAGCCGACGAACGACATTCCTTCGAACGAAGTGCCGAGCTACGGCAGCATCGTCGCGCATGAAATGGGTGCCAGAAAGCCCGGCTTTCCGGCTTATGTCGCCGTGCCGCGAGCTCCGAAGAGCTCCGCCGCCGCGTATCTCGGCGTCGCCTACAATCCGTTCGAGGTCCTCGGCGATCCGTCGCAGGCCAACTTCAACGTCCGCGATCTCAAGCTGCCGGGCCAGATCGATGCCCGCCGCTTAGACAGCCGCCGTTCGTTGCTGACGAAAGTCGATACAGTTCGCCGCGATATCGATCGCGCGGGCCTGGTGAAAGGGCTCGATCAATTCTCCGAGCAAGCCTTCGACTTGGTCACGTCGAGCGCCGTGCGCGAAGGGTTCGACTTGAGCCGCGAAGACGACAAGCTTCGCGATCGCTACGGCCGACACACTTGGGGCCAAAGCACATTGCTCGCCCGCCGCTTGATCGAGCGTGGTGTGCGTTTCACCACGGTCGACATGGGGGGCTGGGACACGCACGCCAACAACTTCGAAGGTTTGAAGGATAAGCTGCCGCGCTTCGATCAATGCTTCTCGACCCTTATCGAAGACCTCGCCGACCGCGGCCTATTGGAAACGACGATGGTTCTCGTCTGGGGCGAGTTCGGGCGGACGCCACGCATCAACTCGAGTGCCGGTCGCGACCATTGGTCGAACGTCTTCTCGGTCATAATGGCCGGCGGCGGCTTGAAGCAAGGGCTCGTCCTCGGTTCGAGCGATGCTCGCGCCGAGTTCCCCGCCTCGCGTCCCGTCTCGCCGCAAGATGTGCTGGCGACGATGTACTCGCGGCTCGGCATCGACCGCTCGAAGTCGTTCGTCAATGACGCCAATCGGCCGGTCGAGATCCTGAACTACGGCGAGCCGATTCCCGAAATCATGTAG
- a CDS encoding DUF1549 and DUF1553 domain-containing protein, whose protein sequence is MPTPSSHCIRSRSVSVALILVSIVGVSTASSSVFAAAPASVVPARSMTSDAGSAAQVVRLSVAPAEVVLVDRDDSAQLIVTAELADGSLRDVTAEAKVVMSKAGVVLVADARVLPVADGAGTLVVHWQQTGGAAKGVEAQVPFTVAGLADERRLNMNNDIVPILSKHGCNSGGCHGKASGQNGFRLSLFGFDAAYDFEALVKQDRGRRLSPAAPDRSLLLLKSTGRLPHGGGKRIEEGSAEYRLLRRWIVQGMPWGEKDDPRVEAIAVEPASRKLTADGKQQIRVVATYSDGKRRDVTREAEYKSQQPDIIDVDVRGTIRTLGTTGEGAVMVRYMGLVDVARVTVPFGNDLPADAYAAFQPVNFVDKLTLEKWKLLGIAPSPGIDDETFLRRAHVDLIGTLPEPSEIAAFLADSSPDKRARTIEALFERGEYAEFWSQKWGELLRNKRRNGDQAKRGTFAFAAWLRNAFAQNMPYDQLVRSVLTAQGNVSDNPPVIWYREVRNITHQVNDTAQLFLGTRINCANCHHHPYERWSQDDYWSFAAYFGRLGRKPGEVSGEDSIFVRKDGGVSNPMTNKAMKPRGLGGEESEYVRGEDPRGKLVDWMTERDNPFFAKAMVNRVWGHFMGIGLVDPVDDMRVTNPPSNPALMDALARDFVEHNYDIRHLIRTIMNSRTYQLSSEPSQWNEKDRQNYARYYARRLPAEVLLDAVGKVTDRPERFGGLPQGTRAIGLPDEGSNSYFLEIFGRSIRETPCECGRSYEPSLSQLLHLMNSQETQNKIGDSKGRVGMHVASKKSDDQFIVELYLRAFGRSPRADEMATAQNYIKTEPDRKSALEDIVWSLLCSKEFMFNR, encoded by the coding sequence ATGCCGACTCCGTCGAGCCATTGCATCCGTTCGCGTTCCGTCTCGGTAGCGTTGATTCTCGTTAGCATCGTCGGAGTTTCCACGGCTTCTTCATCGGTGTTCGCTGCCGCTCCGGCTTCGGTCGTGCCGGCCCGCAGCATGACCTCGGATGCAGGCTCAGCGGCGCAGGTCGTTCGCTTGAGCGTCGCTCCGGCCGAAGTCGTATTGGTCGATCGAGACGATTCGGCGCAACTGATCGTCACGGCCGAACTGGCCGATGGTTCGCTCCGCGACGTGACCGCCGAAGCCAAGGTCGTCATGAGCAAGGCCGGCGTCGTGCTCGTCGCCGATGCGCGCGTGTTGCCGGTCGCCGATGGTGCCGGCACGCTCGTCGTCCATTGGCAGCAGACCGGCGGCGCCGCGAAGGGAGTCGAGGCTCAGGTGCCGTTTACGGTTGCCGGCCTCGCCGACGAACGCCGGCTGAACATGAACAACGACATCGTTCCGATCTTGAGCAAACACGGCTGCAATAGCGGCGGCTGCCATGGCAAGGCGAGCGGACAAAACGGCTTTCGCCTGTCGTTGTTCGGCTTCGATGCCGCTTACGATTTCGAAGCGCTCGTGAAACAAGATCGCGGCCGCCGACTATCGCCGGCCGCTCCCGATCGTTCGCTCTTGCTCCTCAAATCGACCGGCCGGCTTCCGCACGGCGGCGGCAAGCGGATCGAAGAAGGTTCGGCCGAGTACCGGCTATTGCGACGCTGGATCGTGCAAGGGATGCCGTGGGGCGAGAAAGACGACCCGCGCGTCGAAGCGATCGCGGTCGAGCCGGCTTCGCGCAAGCTCACCGCCGACGGCAAACAACAGATCCGTGTCGTCGCCACCTATAGCGACGGCAAGCGGCGCGATGTGACGCGCGAAGCCGAATACAAAAGCCAACAGCCCGACATCATCGACGTCGACGTTCGCGGCACGATTCGCACGCTCGGCACGACCGGCGAAGGGGCCGTGATGGTCCGCTATATGGGCCTTGTCGACGTGGCCCGCGTCACCGTGCCGTTCGGCAACGATCTGCCGGCCGATGCCTATGCTGCGTTTCAACCGGTAAACTTTGTCGACAAGCTGACGCTCGAAAAATGGAAGCTGCTCGGCATCGCTCCGAGTCCGGGTATCGACGACGAGACGTTTCTCCGTCGCGCGCATGTCGACCTGATCGGCACGTTGCCGGAGCCGAGCGAGATCGCGGCGTTTCTCGCCGACTCTTCCCCCGACAAACGGGCTCGTACCATCGAAGCGCTCTTCGAGCGCGGCGAGTATGCCGAGTTCTGGTCGCAGAAGTGGGGCGAGTTGTTGCGCAACAAACGTCGCAACGGCGACCAAGCGAAGCGCGGTACGTTTGCTTTCGCCGCTTGGCTGCGCAACGCCTTTGCCCAGAATATGCCGTACGATCAGCTGGTGCGCTCGGTGCTCACGGCGCAAGGCAACGTGTCGGACAATCCGCCCGTGATTTGGTATCGCGAAGTTCGCAACATCACGCACCAAGTCAACGACACGGCGCAACTCTTCCTCGGCACGCGCATCAACTGTGCGAATTGCCATCACCATCCGTACGAGCGTTGGAGCCAAGACGACTATTGGAGCTTCGCCGCTTACTTCGGTCGGCTCGGGCGGAAGCCGGGAGAAGTCTCCGGCGAAGATTCGATCTTCGTCCGCAAAGACGGCGGCGTCAGCAACCCGATGACGAACAAGGCGATGAAGCCGCGCGGCCTCGGCGGCGAGGAGTCGGAGTATGTCCGCGGCGAAGACCCGCGCGGCAAGCTCGTCGATTGGATGACGGAGCGCGACAATCCGTTCTTCGCCAAGGCGATGGTCAACCGCGTGTGGGGCCACTTCATGGGGATCGGCCTCGTCGATCCGGTCGACGACATGCGCGTGACCAATCCGCCGAGCAATCCCGCTCTGATGGACGCGCTGGCGCGCGACTTCGTCGAGCATAACTACGATATCCGGCATTTGATTCGCACGATCATGAACTCGCGGACCTATCAGCTGAGCTCCGAGCCGAGCCAGTGGAACGAGAAAGATCGGCAGAACTACGCTCGTTACTATGCCCGCCGCTTGCCGGCGGAAGTGTTGCTCGATGCGGTCGGCAAGGTCACCGATCGGCCCGAACGCTTCGGCGGCTTGCCGCAAGGAACGCGCGCGATCGGGCTACCGGACGAAGGCTCGAACAGCTATTTCCTCGAAATCTTCGGCCGCTCGATTCGCGAGACGCCGTGCGAATGCGGACGAAGCTACGAGCCGAGCTTGTCGCAACTCTTGCACTTAATGAACTCGCAGGAAACGCAAAACAAAATCGGCGACTCCAAAGGGCGCGTCGGCATGCATGTCGCCTCGAAGAAGTCCGACGACCAGTTCATCGTCGAGTTGTATTTGCGGGCGTTCGGACGCAGCCCTCGCGCCGACGAAATGGCGACCGCGCAAAACTACATCAAGACCGAGCCGGATCGGAAGTCGGCTCTCGAAGACATCGTTTGGTCCCTGCTGTGCAGCAAAGAATTCATGTTCAACCGCTAA
- a CDS encoding FHA domain-containing protein, with product MFVVRGNDQGCRFELDADQVTIGRDVGNTIQLHDTEISRRHAVITREGRRYKLVDNRSSNGTFINGKRATTHVLAAGDELLLGSTLLLFTGGGDEPSELAKKIDVIARHRSDDRSRIVRTMPQSEGRDMFETPDASAVTSPWLAKARGNLDIMYRTTMAIRHTLDIDQLLHAVMQLIFEWVECDRGCVMLLDADSKRLEPRVRRNRKSSQDDERIVLSKTILDYVMEKNEGVLTSDASGDQRWNSAASILQAGIREAICAPMQGRHSLVGVIYIDTSMTPQQVIQGGTATKFNEEHLRLLVAIAYQAALAVEDTRYYSAMVQAERLAAVGQAIATLSHHVKNILQGIRSGSYLIKEGISNHDERMVSKGWEFVEKNQDRISHMVMDMLTFSKEREPEMQPADFNKVVGEVVELMEGRAKERNVQLHYEPAAFMPNLTFDAEGLHRAVLNVVSNAIDASDPRHRPDPVEDIHATHIESAEPAEPTPGIVVVRTAFEPGESLVWVSVEDNGGGIPLEEQEHIFSLFISTKGSRGTGLGLPVSMKIMKEHGGRITLVSQPGQGATFTLEMPAVLVDMTRNLDDPPLGEMTNH from the coding sequence ATGTTCGTCGTCCGAGGCAACGATCAGGGTTGCCGATTCGAATTGGATGCCGATCAGGTGACGATCGGCCGCGACGTCGGCAACACGATCCAGTTGCACGACACGGAGATTTCGCGCCGCCATGCCGTGATCACGCGGGAAGGGCGGCGCTATAAGCTCGTCGACAACCGCAGTTCCAACGGCACCTTCATCAACGGCAAGCGAGCCACCACGCATGTGCTCGCCGCCGGCGACGAGCTCTTGCTCGGCAGCACGCTCTTGCTGTTTACCGGCGGCGGCGACGAGCCGAGCGAGTTGGCGAAGAAGATCGACGTGATCGCGCGGCATCGTTCCGACGATCGGTCGCGCATCGTGCGGACGATGCCGCAGTCGGAAGGGCGCGACATGTTCGAAACGCCCGACGCTTCGGCCGTGACGAGCCCTTGGCTGGCGAAGGCGCGCGGCAACCTCGACATCATGTATCGCACGACGATGGCGATCCGCCACACGCTCGACATCGATCAACTGCTGCATGCCGTGATGCAATTGATCTTCGAGTGGGTCGAGTGTGATCGGGGCTGCGTGATGCTGCTCGACGCCGACTCGAAGCGCCTCGAGCCGCGCGTGCGGCGGAATCGTAAATCGTCGCAAGACGACGAGCGGATCGTCCTCTCGAAGACGATTCTCGATTACGTCATGGAGAAAAACGAAGGAGTGCTCACGAGCGACGCCTCCGGCGATCAGCGCTGGAATTCGGCCGCGAGCATCCTGCAGGCCGGCATTCGGGAAGCCATTTGCGCCCCGATGCAAGGCCGGCACAGCCTCGTCGGCGTGATTTACATCGACACCTCAATGACGCCGCAACAGGTGATCCAAGGGGGGACCGCAACGAAGTTCAACGAGGAGCATCTCCGGCTACTCGTTGCGATCGCCTACCAGGCGGCGCTCGCCGTCGAAGACACGCGCTACTATTCGGCGATGGTGCAAGCCGAGCGATTGGCGGCCGTCGGGCAGGCCATCGCGACTCTCTCGCATCATGTGAAAAACATTCTGCAAGGGATCCGCAGCGGCAGCTACCTAATCAAAGAAGGAATTTCGAACCACGACGAGCGAATGGTCTCGAAGGGTTGGGAGTTCGTCGAAAAGAACCAAGACCGCATCTCGCACATGGTCATGGACATGCTCACGTTCAGCAAAGAGCGTGAGCCGGAGATGCAGCCGGCCGACTTCAACAAAGTGGTCGGCGAAGTCGTGGAACTGATGGAAGGGCGCGCAAAAGAACGGAACGTGCAGTTGCATTACGAACCGGCCGCGTTCATGCCGAACCTCACGTTCGACGCCGAAGGGCTGCACCGCGCAGTGTTGAACGTCGTCTCGAATGCGATCGACGCGAGCGACCCGCGGCACCGGCCCGACCCCGTGGAAGACATTCACGCGACGCACATCGAGAGCGCCGAACCGGCCGAGCCGACGCCGGGCATCGTCGTCGTGCGCACGGCGTTCGAGCCGGGCGAGTCGCTCGTTTGGGTCAGCGTCGAAGACAACGGCGGGGGCATTCCGCTGGAAGAACAAGAACACATCTTCTCGCTCTTCATCTCCACGAAAGGAAGCCGCGGCACAGGGCTCGGGCTTCCCGTCAGCATGAAGATCATGAAGGAACACGGCGGCCGAATCACACTCGTCAGCCAACCCGGCCAAGGGGCGACCTTCACCCTGGAAATGCCCGCCGTGCTCGTCGACATGACAAGGAACTTAGACGACCCGCCGCTGGGGGAAATGACTAATCACTAA
- a CDS encoding NTP transferase domain-containing protein, with translation MHHSLPQSSKVVAYIPARLGSVRVAAKNLRLLAGRPLVTYVAHTALQAATLDQVYVNTESRDIAAAVAPTGVRVYRRDPALAIDSTSTDEILYDFAKAVDCETIVVINPTAPFLRAETIDQAVRAYRSNPHGTLFSTTAMRRHLVFDRAPLNFAAEGKSPRTQDLKPFEFINFIIFITAREQVISKYEQHGYCLYSPPLSFFHMSGIECHDIDDEDDFRMAEALLASGVVDRRRLA, from the coding sequence ATGCATCATTCGCTTCCACAATCGTCGAAAGTCGTCGCTTACATTCCCGCGCGATTAGGAAGCGTTCGCGTCGCGGCCAAGAATCTTCGCTTGCTCGCCGGCCGGCCCTTAGTGACCTACGTCGCTCACACCGCGCTGCAAGCCGCCACGCTCGATCAGGTGTACGTGAATACCGAGAGTCGAGATATCGCAGCCGCAGTTGCGCCCACGGGCGTGCGTGTTTATCGGCGCGACCCGGCTCTCGCGATCGACTCCACTTCGACCGACGAAATTTTGTACGACTTCGCCAAGGCCGTGGACTGCGAAACCATCGTCGTAATCAATCCGACCGCCCCGTTTCTGCGGGCTGAAACCATCGATCAGGCGGTGCGCGCCTATCGCAGCAATCCGCACGGGACGCTCTTCTCCACGACCGCGATGCGGCGGCATCTGGTGTTCGATCGCGCGCCGTTGAATTTCGCGGCGGAAGGCAAGTCGCCGCGCACCCAAGATCTCAAGCCGTTCGAGTTCATTAATTTCATCATCTTCATTACGGCACGCGAGCAAGTCATTTCGAAATACGAGCAGCACGGATATTGCTTGTACTCGCCCCCTTTGTCGTTCTTTCACATGTCGGGCATCGAATGCCACGACATCGACGACGAAGACGACTTTCGCATGGCCGAAGCGCTTCTGGCTTCCGGTGTCGTCGACAGACGGCGCCTGGCATGA
- a CDS encoding ATP-binding protein — protein sequence MGEHERDRIAAPGESLVCVSVEDNGGGIPLEEQEHIFSLFISTKGSRGTGLGLLVSRKSVKEDRPARRIVLSCVAKRRAGLRRVSIPGIEMPG from the coding sequence ATGGGGGAGCATGAACGAGATCGTATTGCTGCGCCGGGCGAGTCGCTGGTCTGCGTGAGTGTCGAAGACAACGGCGGGGGCATTCCGCTGGAAGAACAAGAACACATCTTCTCGCTCTTCATCTCCACGAAAGGAAGCCGCGGCACGGGGCTCGGACTGCTCGTAAGCAGGAAGAGCGTGAAGGAAGATCGACCGGCCCGACGCATCGTGCTGTCATGCGTCGCTAAGCGACGCGCCGGTCTTCGTCGCGTTTCCATTCCGGGGATTGAAATGCCCGGCTAA
- a CDS encoding MBL fold metallo-hydrolase has product MFVRTKLVAIVVPSRCLRWPAGIVKVRVFQPQKFLCSAIPRSGSLCRTETLTIRGTRGRRRRSETSGVLYLKCGLVRRPALTPDEPTIECVESQPFAENTYVAHLAGRSDCVIVDPGMEPDLIVDYVRQRKLVPAALLITHGHADHIAGIPAMKAEWPDCPIVIGWDEANKLIDPVANLSAKYGIPITTPPADVLLDEAQPYSAAGMTWETARIPGHSSGHIVFIWSGPKRKIVFGGDILFQGSVGRTDFPGGSMPLLAAGIHKKLYTLPDDTVVLPGHGPATTTGEEKRTNPFVPGKRG; this is encoded by the coding sequence ATGTTCGTGCGTACCAAGCTTGTTGCAATCGTGGTGCCGAGCCGGTGCTTGCGGTGGCCTGCCGGCATCGTGAAAGTCCGTGTTTTCCAGCCTCAAAAGTTTTTATGCTCCGCGATTCCTCGCTCCGGCTCGCTCTGCCGAACGGAAACTCTTACAATCCGAGGCACGCGCGGCAGGCGTCGGCGAAGTGAAACTTCGGGCGTACTCTACCTAAAATGCGGACTTGTGCGGAGACCAGCTTTGACGCCGGACGAACCTACGATCGAATGCGTCGAGTCGCAACCGTTTGCTGAAAATACCTACGTTGCGCATCTCGCCGGACGAAGCGATTGCGTAATCGTCGATCCCGGCATGGAGCCCGACCTGATCGTCGATTACGTTCGTCAGCGAAAGCTGGTGCCGGCAGCGCTGCTCATCACGCATGGCCACGCGGACCACATCGCCGGCATTCCCGCGATGAAAGCCGAGTGGCCGGATTGCCCGATCGTGATCGGCTGGGACGAAGCGAATAAGCTGATCGATCCTGTCGCGAACCTCTCGGCGAAGTACGGCATTCCGATCACGACGCCGCCGGCCGATGTATTGCTCGACGAAGCGCAACCCTACTCCGCGGCCGGCATGACTTGGGAGACGGCCCGAATTCCCGGCCACTCGTCGGGCCACATCGTCTTCATCTGGAGCGGCCCGAAGCGGAAGATCGTCTTCGGCGGCGACATCTTGTTCCAAGGGAGCGTCGGCCGAACCGACTTCCCCGGCGGCAGCATGCCGCTCCTCGCAGCGGGCATCCACAAGAAGCTCTACACGCTCCCCGACGACACGGTAGTGTTGCCCGGCCATGGCCCCGCCACGACGACGGGAGAAGAGAAGCGAACGAACCCGTTCGTGCCGGGGAAGAGAGGGTAG